The proteins below come from a single Pararge aegeria chromosome 23, ilParAegt1.1, whole genome shotgun sequence genomic window:
- the LOC120634412 gene encoding uncharacterized protein LOC120634412, with product MTKPGRVRFYPKNSIFRKSEFIDRGLVVFIEDCPAAYKRDIVCARHYDGFYKTFNNYCELEYENCNGWRKWSMVKRERC from the exons atGACTAAACCGGGAAGAGTGAGGTTCTATCCAAAAAACTCTATCTTTAGAAAATCAGAATTTATTGATCGGGGCCTCGTGGTGTTCATTGAAGACTGTCCTGCTGCTTACAA GCGAGATATAGTGTGCGCACGACACTACGATGGCTTCTATAAAACTTTCAACAACTACTGTGAACTGGAGTACGAAAACTGCAATGGATGGAGGA AATGGAGCATGGTGAAACGCGAAAGGTGTTGA